One genomic region from Pararge aegeria chromosome 14, ilParAegt1.1, whole genome shotgun sequence encodes:
- the LOC120629214 gene encoding aconitate hydratase, mitochondrial-like, which yields MAHCMRVLHGQGSRTRIALLEIQQRCFSVSPLTAAAAQVAMSKFDKAALPYEKLSKTLDVVKKRLGRDMTLSEKVLYSHLDDPKGQEIERGTSYLRLRPDRVAMQDATAQMAMLQFISSGLPRVAVPSTIHCDHLIEAQIGGEKDLARAKDINKEVYKFLETAGAKYGVGFWKPGSGIIHQIILENYAFPGLLMIGTDSHTPNGGGLGGLCIGVGGADAVDVMADIPWELKCPKVIGVKLTGQLKGWTSPKDVILKVAGILTVKGGTGAIVEYHGPGVDSISCTGMATICNMGAEIGATTSVFPFNSRMAAYLKSTGRQDIANTANSYKHLLTPDPKAPYDQVIEIDLSTLEPHVNGPFTPDLANPISKLGDEAKKNNWPVDIRVGLIGSCTNSSYEDMGRCASIVKEALSHGVKSKIPFNVTPGSEQVRATIERDGIAQTLRDFGGTVLANACGPCIGQWDRKDVKKGEKNTIVTSYNRNFTGRNDANPATHCFVTSPELVTALSLAGRLDFNPVTDELTGKDGKKFKLSDPFADELPAKGFDPGQDTYEHPPADGTKVRVDVAPTSDRLQLLEPFDKWNGKDLTDLTILIKVKGKCTTDHISAAGPWLKYRGHLDNISNNMFITATNAENGELNKVKNQVTGEWGPVPATARAYKAKGVSWCVVGDENYGEGSSREHAALEPRHLGGRAIIVKSFARIHETNLKKQGLLPLTFANAADYDKIQPTDKITLLGLKDLAPGKQVDCEIKHKDGKTERIKLNHSLNEQQISWFKAGSALNRMKEIASGQK from the exons ATGGCTCACTGTATGAGAGTTTTGCATGGCCAA GGTAGCAGGACTAGGATTGCACTCTTGGAAATCCAGCAACGATGCTTCAGCGTGTCACCACTTACCGCCGCGGCGGCTCAG GTCGCTATGTCGAAGTTCGACAAAGCTGCCCTGCCGTACGAAAAGTTAAGCAAGACTTTGGATGTTGTGAAGAAAAGGTTAGGGCGTGATATGACCTTGTCCGAGAAAGTTTTGTACTCTCACTTAGATGACCCTAAAGGACAG GAAATCGAGAGAGGCACCAGCTACCTTCGCCTCCGCCCTGACAGAGTGGCCATGCAGGATGCAACAGCGCAGATGGCTATGTTGCAATTCATCTCATCAGGTCTGCCCAGGGTTGCGGTACCTTCAACCATCCACTGTGATCACTTGATTGAGGCGCAGATCGGTGGTGAAAAGGATTTGGCGAGAGCTAAG GATATAAACAAGGAAGTCTACAAGTTCTTGGAGACGGCCGGTGCTAAATATGGTGTTGGATTCTGGAAGCCGGGCTCCGGTATTATCCATCAAATCATCCTGGAGAACTACGCTTTCCCTGGATTACTCATGATTGGTACAGACTCCCACACACCCAACGGAGGCGGTCTTGGTGGACTTTGCATTG GTGTCGGTGGTGCTGACGCTGTCGACGTAATGGCAGACATCCCGTGGGAACTTAAGTGCCCGAAAGTTATTGGCGTCAAACTTACTG GTCAACTCAAAGGCTGGACCAGCCCTAAGGACGTTATCCTCAAGGTCGCTGGTATCCTGACAGTAAAGGGTGGTACCGGTGCCATCGTTGAGTACCACGGCCCCGGAGTAGACTCCATCTCATGCACAGGCATGGCCACCATCTGCAACATGGGCGCTGAAATCGGTGCTACCACCAGT GTATTCCCCTTCAACTCCCGAATGGCCGCGTACCTGAAGTCCACGGGTCGTCAGGACATCGCCAACACCGCTAACTCTTACAAGCATCTGCTAACGCCCGACCCGAAAGCGCCTTATGACCAG GTCATCGAAATCGACCTATCCACTCTCGAGCCCCACGTCAACGGCCCCTTCACACCGGATCTGGCCAACCCCATCTCGAAACTCGGCGATGAAGCCAAGAAGAACAATTGGCCCGTTGATATCCGCGTCGGTCTCATCGGCTCCTGCACAAACTCCTCATACGAGGATATGGGTCGGTGTGCCAGTATTGTGAAGGAG GCACTCAGCCACGGTGTGAAGTCAAAGATCCCCTTCAACGTCACCCCCGGATCCGAACAAGTGCGTGCCACGATCGAGCGCGACGGTATCGCGCAAACACTGCGTGACTTCGGCGGCACT GTGCTGGCGAACGCGTGCGGCCCTTGCATCGGCCAATGGGACCGCAAGGACGTCAAGAAGGGCGAGAAGAACACGATTGTGACGTCATACAACCGTAACTTCACGGGACGTAACGACGCCAACCCCGCAACACATTGCTTCGTCACCAGCCCCGAACTTGTCACTGCCTTGTCCCTCGCCG GTCGCCTGGACTTCAACCCTGTGACTGATGAGCTGACGGGCAAAGACGGCAAGAAGTTCAAGCTGTCAGACCCCTTCGCCGACGAATTACCCGCTAAGGGCTTCGACCCTGGCCAGGACACATACGAGCACCCACCCGCTGATGGAACCA AGGTGAGAGTGGACGTAGCGCCGACATCAGACCGTCTCCAGCTCCTGGAACCGTTCGACAAATGGAACGGCAAGGACCTGACTGATTTGACCATCCTCATCAAGGTTAAGGGCAAGTGTACGACTGACCACATCTCCGCCGCAGGACCCTGGCTCAAATACCGTGGTCACCTGGACAACATCTCCAACAACATGTTCATCAC CGCCACAAACGCAGAGAACGGAGAACTGAACAAAGTTAAGAACCAAGTGACTGGCGAATGGGGCCCGGTGCCGGCCACCGCGCGCGCCTACAAGGCCAAGGGGGTCAGCTGGTGTGTTGTGGGAGACGAGAACTACGGCGAGGGTTCCAGTCGGGAGCACGCGGCCTTGGAGCCCAGGCATCTTGGCGGCAGAGCCATCATCGTCAAGTCATTTGCCAG AATTCACGAGACCAACCTGAAGAAACAGGGTCTGCTGCCGCTCACATTCGCGAACGCCGCCGACTACGACAAGATCCAGCCGACTGACAAGATCACCCTGCTCGGCCTTAAAGACCTGGCGCCAGGAAAG CAAGTGGACTGCGAGATCAAGCACAAAGATGGCAAAACTGAACGGATCAAGCTCAACCACTCCCTGAACGAGCAACAAATCTCCTGGTTCAAAGCAGGGTCCGCCCTCAACAGAATGAAGGAAATTGCATCGGGGCAAAAGTGA
- the LOC120629376 gene encoding exocyst complex component 6 translates to MTNATIQEIEGIDDYWGPAFRSVYEGEGGHEAFVEQLDERIQQHDKEIEKLCNFYYQGFIDSIRELLQVRSHAEELHAEISNVDANVSESTESLCTRAEELIRARRVELNIASTIEKMELCLPLLTTYSKLKTQVEAKRYYPALKTLEQLEHVLLPRVGPYKWCAQISSDIPRLRQSIQDASMADLRDFLENIRTLSPQVGAMAFKETHEMLGRSLANIVKSKKVASRENSGPQCPHELVDFSPLHRCLHIHSVLGAKNDFVQYYRAQRKQQARLVLIPSSGNLHDSIQSMKSYLNAVLGFFILEEHLLTAGAGLVSRDWLLDTWSMSVTKVASTLRTNTSLITDPTLMLSIKQQIMLFINALKCYGLPTDPLPLLLQEMAEHYTEVLMQRWVAVFREILDNASFLPIEVENQEEYDGVMDRFPYDGDELETQPFPRKFPFSTIVPAVYVQVKEFIYAWLKYSAGLGLGGGRRAAAARHSASLLLSRSFTGCLSALFRHPLPLMQLVQIIVDTQYLEDATSYLYEFISNITGSELVTTQTAGSMFQAARDDAEQQICDNLEKKVDEFLDLENYDWLLVEPSGQASSFVTDMLSYLSGVLTSLEQLPTRARVAAVRAATNRIATRLRNLLLDPAVRQISSGALYQLDLDVIQCEQFAAGEPVPGLKEGELLEHFASLRQLLDLITGWDWSSYLHDVGIEGGKYALVTPRDAATLLEKLKEAEQKSSVFSVLKKNERDRRKLLDTVLKQLKQLQNQDG, encoded by the exons ATGACAAATGCAACAATACAG GAAATAGAAGGGATAGACGACTACTGGGGCCCAGCATTCAGATCTGTGTACGAGGGAGAGGGGGGGCATGAAGCTTTTGTGGAGCAGTTGGATGAAAGAATACAGCAGCATGACAAGGAGATTGAGAagctttgtaatttttattaccag GGTTTCATTGACTCCATACGGGAGTTGCTGCAAGTGCGATCGCACGCTGAGGAATTACATGCTGAAATATCTAACGTTGATGCCAATGTCAGTGAGTCTACTGAga gtttATGTACAAGAGCTGAGGAGTTGATCAGGGCGCGGCGTGTTGAACTCAACATAGCATCAACCATTGAGAAAATGGAACTGTGCCTGCCATTGCTCACTACATATTCCAAACTTAAGACCCAAGTTGAGGCTAAGAG GTACTACCCCGCTCTAAAAACTCTTGAGCAGTTGGAGCACGTGCTACTACCACGGGTGGGGCCTTATAAATGGTGCGCGCAGATATCGTCCGACATACCGAGGCTTCGGCAGTCGATACAGGATGCATCTATGGCGGATCTCAGAGATTTCTTAGAAAATATACGTACGCTTAGCCCACAG GTTGGTGCAATGGCTTTCAAAGAAACACACGAGATGCTTGGAAGAAGTTTAGCTAACATTGTGAAGAgcaaaaaag TCGCCAGCAGAGAGAACAGCGGGCCACAATGTCCACACGAGCTCGTAGACTTCAGCCCGTTGCACCGGTGCCTGCACATACACAGCGTCCTAGGAGCCAAGAATGACTTCGTTCAGTATTATAG GGCCCAACGTAAACAGCAAGCTCGCTTAGTCCTCATCCCGTCATCAGGCAACCTTCACGACTCAATCCAAAGCATGAAGAGCTACCTCAACGCCGTCCTTGGCTTCTTTATCCTTGAAGAACATCTCCTGACTGCGGGAGCAGGCCTGGTTTCCAGGGACTGGTTATTGGACACTTGGAGTATGTCGGTCACGAAAGTGGCTTCCACGCTAAGAACCAATACGTCACTGATCACGGATCCCACTCTGATGTTGAGCATAAAACAGCAGATTATGCTATTTATAAATGCGCTAAA ATGTTACGGACTTCCAACTGATCCTCTGCCATTGCTACTGCAAGAGATGGCCGAACATTACACGGAAGTTTTGATGCAACGCTGGGTCGCTGTTTTCAGGGAAATATTGGACAACGCTTCCTTCTTACCCATCGAG GTGGAAAATCAAGAAGAATATGACGGAGTAATGGATCGATTCCCATATGACGGTGATGAGTTAGAAACTCAACCTTTTCCGAGAAA ATTCCCGTTCTCAACAATTGTTCCGGCCGTTTATGTCCAAGTGAAGGAGTTTATATACGCCTGGCTGAAGTACTCCGCTGGACTTGGGTTAGGAGGCGGTCGAAGGGCGGCAGCGGCCAGGCATTCTGCTTCCTTGCTGCTAAGCCGATCCTTTACTGGATGTCTGTCTGCGTTATTCCGACATCCGTTGCCGCTTATGCAATTAGTACAG ATTATAGTTGACACACAGTACCTAGAGGATGCGACATCATACTTGTATGAATTCATCAGCAATATCACCGGATCTGAACTCGTTACTACCCag ACTGCTGGAAGTATGTTCCAAGCCGCAAGAGACGACGCGGAACAGCAAATCTGTGATAATCTTGAGAAGAAAGTTGACGAGTTCTTGGATCTGGAAAACTATGATTGGTTATTAG TGGAGCCGAGCGGGCAGGCGTCTTCGTTCGTCACGGATATGCTCAGCTATCTGTCTGGAGTGCTGACATCGTTGGAACAACTGCCAACGCGCGCTCG tgTAGCTGCGGTCCGAGCCGCAACCAATCGCATAGCGACTCGACTCCGCAACTTGCTGCTGGATCCAGCCGTGCGTCAGATATCTTCGGGAGCGCTGTACCAGCTGGATTTAGACGTGATACAATGCGAGCAGTTCGCAGCCGGCGAACCTGTGCCGGGCCTGAAGGAAGGAGAACTATTGGAGCATTTTGCCAGCTTGAG GCAACTATTGGATCTCATCACAGGCTGGGACTGGTCTTCCTACCTCCATGACGTGGGCATCGAAGGCGGGAAGTACGCACTAGTGACGCCCCGCGACGCCGCCACACTCCTCGAAAAACTGAAGGAAGCCGAACAGAAGTCTTCCGTCTTCTCAGTTCTGAAGAAGAACGAGAGAGACAGACGGAAGCTGTTAGACACCGTTTTGAAACAGCTCAAGCAGTTGCAGAATCAAGATGGctga